The genomic region ATTAGGCTTATCAATTTTTATATTGCTCATCGGGAAACCAAGTCTATAAATCATCCCCTTTCTATTATCAATACTAGAAGGATATAAAATATTTAAAGTTCCTTTGTGTAGAGCCACTAACTCTCTCGAGTATACAATAGACACACCAGAACCATATGGTAAGAGATTAGCATGATAGTGTTCATTATATATTATTCCATTATCACCAACAGAATCACGTTTCATACTAGCTCCATTATCCACTATACAGATTTGAACACGATTAGGAAAAAGCTCTTCTACTGTAATAGAGATAAGACCCAAGGGGGGTGTATGTTTAATGGAATTTGAAATGATATTCACTAGTATTTCACGCATTCGATCTAGATCGAAATCAAAGACTATATTCTTTTTGGGCTTTTCAAAATGAATAGCGATGCTATTTATCACCAATATATTATGAAAGCCATCAATGACACTTTGAATAACAATAGCAATATCCCAATTGCTAATATTTAATTTTATTGGTGTATGAGATAACTGTGCCAGAACAGATACTTGATTAACAAGATCAGCCAATCTTCTTGACCCATTCACTATGGGTCTTATAGATATGTCATGACTGGATAAGGTACGAACACTTTCCATAATCATTTCTAAAGGGCTACGCATTTCATTAGTTATTGCTATTTGTAACTTCCACATATCTAAAAGAAAGTAGCTATCTTTAAATACAGCTTTTAATTTTTTAATAAACAAAAGAACGAAAAATACAAGGAAAAGTATCAATAAAGGAATTTTCTTAGAAATGGGAAAAAGTAAGCAAACGAAACCATACAAACCAAGAAAGACAAAATTTCCTAGGGCAATATATTTATTAATTTTTTCTACTTTATGATGATAGTTACGGATTAAAAGACTTATATAGTACATGTAAAAAAAAAGAAAGATTAACTTAGAGACAATGTATGGTTTATTAAAAATAAATAAACTCACCCCTTCACAAATCGCTATTAGAAAAAATAAAGAAAAGGGTATACAATTGGGAATCCTGGATAAGATATCTATGCCTAGATTGTCTATTATTATTAAATAATAACTAATTAAAATGACCAAACTCAGAGAAACACCTAAGAACCGCCACTGAATAAGTATGGATTCATACAACAGTAAATAAATCCCTACAGTAGACAGAAAAACATTTGAGATTAAAAAACTATTGACTCTAAAGTGAAAATAGAGAGTTAAACTATACAAGCTCAGTAAAAACATAGCTCCTGAAATAACTCCTATCATATAATGGAAATTAACTAGTCCTAAAGAATAAGCATAGACAAGAACTGTGGTAAAAAATGACAAGAAAAACATAGTTCTCTTCATGTAGTACTCCTTTTTTATTAATTTGTTGCTATATTTTGCTTTATTTGCTTTGTATAACTATACAATTCTTTAGACCCAGTTAGTTTGTCTTTGTTCTCAAATAGAAAAGATATTTAGACTTTTTTGCAATAATACTATACTAATACTGTCATGCAATTATTAGATTTAATACTTCAAATCATCTCTTTATCCACAGGGATAGGGGCTCTAATAACTTTAATCAGTATTTATATACATCAGAAAAGAGCTACTAAGATTAAGTGGGCCTTACTACTGTTATTTTCTAGTACATTGAATTATTTGACAGGTATCATCTTATTTCTTACCAAAGATAGTCTTGATATTTCTCATATTGCTCTAATACAAATGATAACAGGGTTGTTCTGCTTCTTTAGCGCCCTTAGATTTATCGATATATTAGATCAGCACAAATATCCCTTTATCCAAAAAATAAGTAACTATTTATTTTTTTTAATTGTCATCTTAAATCTACTGCAATATATATCCTATTCCAGTTTGTCAGTTCTCAATTTAACAATGGAAAGTCTCTTTATGTTATGCCTATGGATTAACCTTCTCACAGTACAAACTTCTAGAACTTTTATAAATCGAATCAAATACACTGGGTTATGGGGTTTTGCAATAATTATTCCTAGCTACAGACTTCAACAACTATTTGATCCCATCCCCCTCCATGTAATGGATGCTATTATCTATTCCTTCTTGACCATGTCTGCCCTATCCTTTTCTCTCATATATCTCTTTTCAAAGCGCACTAACAATGTCGAAAAGTTATCAACCAGCGATATAATTCTTAGATTTGGATTGACGGAAAGGGAAGGAGAAATTTTTGATTTGCTGGTTGAATCTTATTCTTATAAAGATATATGTAAACAACTTAACATCAGCTTAGCCACTGTAAAAACACATGTATCACATCTCTATCAAAAGACAAATGTAAATAATAAATCAGAACTTAAGTATCTTCTCACTCCAAGGTCTAACTAAGTCTTCACTTCTGGGAACTATTTTCTTATTCCAGTAAGACCCCTTTTATGGAAGTTCCTCATAATGAGGTGCTTTATACAAATCAGTATCCCATTTAGCTTTTTCATTCAAATATATATGTCCGGTTGGTTCGATATTAATATCGGTATCCAAACTACCAGCAGGAACCATAACCAAGGCCCCCCCCTGTTGTAGATTAGGTAAGGCAGAACTACAGTTAGGGCAAAAGCTCTTTATATGTCCAGAATTATTATGATCATAGGATTTTACCTCATCCGCTCCCTTTAACCAGGTTAAAGTAGCTTCATGAGAGAATAAATTAGCAGCATGCGCAGACCCTGTATCTTTGCGACAGGATTTACAGTGACATAAAAAAAAGGCTTCAAATTCTCCTTCAACTTCATACTGAATACGCCCACAAAGACATGAACCACGATGAGTCATTACTACCTCCAAGGATTTCTAAGATAAGGTATATTAGTATATCTAAAATCATATTATCAATTAAGTTTTTTAGGAATTATTCTTTTATGAAAAAGAATGATATAATTTCGTTCAGTTCATTAACCTCTTCCATCAATGATCCTGAATTCATAGTAACTCTGTCAGCTTCATTAGCAAACCCCTGGGCAACTTCAGACAACTCTAATATTGCCTTGGAAACCTCATTACTGGAAGCTTTTTGTTCTATTCCAGAATCATTGATTGCCTTAACCAAATCACTTGTCTCTTTTATATCAGGTAGTAAATCAGACAGCATAACACCAGCTTTTTCTGCTTCTTCCATGGTATGTATACTAAGTTGTGTTATTTCTGAAGCAGATCTTTGACTTCTCTCTGCCAATTTTCTGATTTCAGCAGCAACTACAGCAAAACCTTTGCCACTGTTTCCTGCTCGCGCGGCCTCTATGGCCGCATTCAAGGCTAATAAATTTGTGTTTCTTGCAATCTCTTCAATGATCTCAATTTTTGTAGAAATTTTCTTAACTGCAGAAATGGCATTTTGTGTTATGGTGCCACTTTTGTCGGCCTTTTGTGAAGCTCTTTTTGCTATCTGGTCTGTCTGCTCTGCATTGAGAGAGTTTGAAGTGATCTTTTCCAGAATAAGCTCCATGGAAGCAGAAACCTGCTCTGAGATAGAGGCCTGTTTGACCGCTCCTTCTGTAAGAGTCTGACTAGTGTGATTAAGGGTCTTACTAGTTGTGTCGATATGGGATGTTGCTTTTTTTACACTCAGAACAATATCCCTAATGGAATCAATCATAGTACTTGCACTATGAGATAAAAGGCCGATTTCATCCTTTCTTGTCAGTAATTTTTTAATCTCATCATTTTCGGAGATATTCCCTTGTGATATTTTATCAACACCCATGGTAATAACCTGCAAAGGACCCAGCATAATATTCATTATGACTAAAGTAAGAATAGTAAGAGAACCGATGACTCCAATCGTTTCAAATATATTTGTAAAGAGCACAGACATTCGTTTCTGTTTAATGACGTTATCATTATATAATATGGTTAGAGTGCCCAGCTTTTCATCCCCAAGAATTAGTTCTGATTCACGTAGTTCATAGACGTTCTGTCGCATACTTTCATATTCTTCTTTATCAGAAAGTTCAACGACCTCCCCATTATTATCTAGTTTCCATCCACGGATATCTCCCCTTATATTGATATAGTAAATCGCTGTTACCTCTTCATCATTGAGGCCTAGCTTGAATAAATCATAAGCTGTTTCCAATTCAAAATTGTATATAGGAGTAAGTGAGGACTGTGCCATCTGGGCAATATTGTAGTTGATTTTCTTTTCAAAATCCTTAATCACCTCGCTATTCTGATAACGTATATTATAAAAACCTATTATAACCATGATAATGAAGATCACAGAACTCAAGATCAAGGTTATCTTTCCACTTAATTTCATACATACTCCTACCTATCCTTTTTTGATCTTCCTTACATAGTCAACAAACAAATGAGATTTCCGGACCTTAGAGAAAAGACTAATGGATATC from Spirochaeta cellobiosiphila DSM 17781 harbors:
- a CDS encoding sensor histidine kinase, with protein sequence MKRTMFFLSFFTTVLVYAYSLGLVNFHYMIGVISGAMFLLSLYSLTLYFHFRVNSFLISNVFLSTVGIYLLLYESILIQWRFLGVSLSLVILISYYLIIIDNLGIDILSRIPNCIPFSLFFLIAICEGVSLFIFNKPYIVSKLIFLFFYMYYISLLIRNYHHKVEKINKYIALGNFVFLGLYGFVCLLFPISKKIPLLILFLVFFVLLFIKKLKAVFKDSYFLLDMWKLQIAITNEMRSPLEMIMESVRTLSSHDISIRPIVNGSRRLADLVNQVSVLAQLSHTPIKLNISNWDIAIVIQSVIDGFHNILVINSIAIHFEKPKKNIVFDFDLDRMREILVNIISNSIKHTPPLGLISITVEELFPNRVQICIVDNGASMKRDSVGDNGIIYNEHYHANLLPYGSGVSIVYSRELVALHKGTLNILYPSSIDNRKGMIYRLGFPMSNIKIDKPNKNDQYDYVYKKTYNISKKKFLSVMINRIMLTFCLLYYQRIIVLSFQIL
- a CDS encoding helix-turn-helix transcriptional regulator, which encodes MQLLDLILQIISLSTGIGALITLISIYIHQKRATKIKWALLLLFSSTLNYLTGIILFLTKDSLDISHIALIQMITGLFCFFSALRFIDILDQHKYPFIQKISNYLFFLIVILNLLQYISYSSLSVLNLTMESLFMLCLWINLLTVQTSRTFINRIKYTGLWGFAIIIPSYRLQQLFDPIPLHVMDAIIYSFLTMSALSFSLIYLFSKRTNNVEKLSTSDIILRFGLTEREGEIFDLLVESYSYKDICKQLNISLATVKTHVSHLYQKTNVNNKSELKYLLTPRSN
- a CDS encoding GFA family protein, whose product is MTHRGSCLCGRIQYEVEGEFEAFFLCHCKSCRKDTGSAHAANLFSHEATLTWLKGADEVKSYDHNNSGHIKSFCPNCSSALPNLQQGGALVMVPAGSLDTDINIEPTGHIYLNEKAKWDTDLYKAPHYEELP
- a CDS encoding methyl-accepting chemotaxis protein, producing the protein MKLSGKITLILSSVIFIIMVIIGFYNIRYQNSEVIKDFEKKINYNIAQMAQSSLTPIYNFELETAYDLFKLGLNDEEVTAIYYINIRGDIRGWKLDNNGEVVELSDKEEYESMRQNVYELRESELILGDEKLGTLTILYNDNVIKQKRMSVLFTNIFETIGVIGSLTILTLVIMNIMLGPLQVITMGVDKISQGNISENDEIKKLLTRKDEIGLLSHSASTMIDSIRDIVLSVKKATSHIDTTSKTLNHTSQTLTEGAVKQASISEQVSASMELILEKITSNSLNAEQTDQIAKRASQKADKSGTITQNAISAVKKISTKIEIIEEIARNTNLLALNAAIEAARAGNSGKGFAVVAAEIRKLAERSQRSASEITQLSIHTMEEAEKAGVMLSDLLPDIKETSDLVKAINDSGIEQKASSNEVSKAILELSEVAQGFANEADRVTMNSGSLMEEVNELNEIISFFFIKE